A single window of Channa argus isolate prfri chromosome 2, Channa argus male v1.0, whole genome shotgun sequence DNA harbors:
- the LOC137104603 gene encoding DNA-binding protein RFX7-like, with product MAEEDPRQQQADRGSGSLPGLLPGLQGAEASALQLRIKNSICKSIQSKVENILQDVEKFSDIEKLYLYLNLPSGPSGSSDKSDQSALSSSRTQQMHAFSWIRNHLEEYPETSLPKQEVYDEYKSFCDNLNYHPLSAADFGKMMKNVFPNMKARRLGMRGKSKYCYSGLRKRPFVHMPSLPTLDFQKTGDGLQCDVLESQGQLSSIKEEVRFAACDLVCEWAQKVLKRQFDSVEDLARFLIDSHYISNKSLAALTIMSSTATEVKTPQMVSAFVPTAEAHSFQPHSFQPHVSAMSSPSVDAKQQLQRKIQRKQQQQEQKLHSPLLGDGQTKKADDSVPCGSPSSPSAQPAIGIVVAAVPSPITVQRSRQLMSPSPVGAAESKVLPINFQMVTQPVQPTKQSPKTLQNILTGPVGERTARQRYAQILPKPSATTAITLRSPSTMIIASSPIKTVMTTCHVSPVSLVKMAAISLTPNSSSTTTSHTNTTLRPASTDISSSAFAPDAGSNQSMRGASAVPIQAPVARPEQAADTHSFDVEMEVEAIHKNSQIQNHSGVTLTQGVMESRPGCVVQRAASVPIPQTKGLLSLEETSITECMGTSSTSTNSGAAVESSNTSTNETNTLVLTPFTQSTGVVSLLNSNRATAFRESSSVTSLKEGLLSTKGLRKRSGLSPDFSPVKRVFMPQQPVGGAASLGYGIANPVSNVPRPGGPTRPESAPASREVEMKINFSTPVHTLCSSSFKSSGFCSVTKTQSSMQRKSTSAFIDSSNSVSHVLLQEQQGYTAPNVHVIPNITGPQKHSGVSDINSSVSAGNLEGAQQLTYSQSNSATEPLEFFNQASLSSQIPMQTDMSYFPFDDDVTQDSIVEELVQMEEQMKLNNLQEFGDCVTLQGQQAVMPENIMSPNQAMAVFYHAANNSSNTIHTPTPTPTPTPTSEMMGGVHGLTVESPCSRIASTTPVDSALGSSRYTPVGTPHSNCSSTVPPSPVECRNPFAFTPINSNITGFHDGSTVSSSPVKPMQRPMATHPDKTRLEWMNNSYNSSSGTLCKSNSGMGILPSYQGLIDDQFQKPHAFAVPHARYHDSKFGRLTPISPVQQQVASMATMTRQEGFAVPAPLDNKTTNSPASSFRCRSVSPAVHQKNLNGSTSNTAIPSVPRSVVSPFNSPVTPEVLNIFANSQTNLGVSNMAQRSRSVPLNIMMQTEAPPPPGQPCNSKNITSILLRKLDGDRDDAVRGLGANNLPSSYTARMNLTHILKSDPNLSCTDSHLSLMTSDSTSTCKLQRPNYLIENAINKQILLSAGDSHIQPASAEHPQAQLLTLNPHQQQEEVQQNQQLDFSNTVKDILTENSLSAGNQLMEQVSELTTGGADFPCEIRMTSELSSSINDLNALDTNLLFDPNQQQEQYQNASAEELFQQITSEATHSSGLDWLESKDHPTVGLMG from the exons ATGGCCGAGGAGGACCCCCGGCAGCAGCAGGCGGACCGCGGGTCGGGGAGCCTGCCCGGCCTGCTCCCCGGGCTGCAGGGCGCAGAGGCCAGTGCTCTGCAGCTCCGGATCAAGAACTCCATCTG CAAATCTATTCAGTCAAAAGTGGAAAACATTCTG cAAGATGTGGAAAAGTTCTCCGACATCGAAAAACTCTACCTCTACCTTAATCTGCCCTCCGGTCCCAGTGGTAGCAGTGATAAAAg TGACCAGAGTGCCCTGTCGTCAAGCCGCACGCAGCAGATGCATGCGTTCAGCTGGATCCGCAATCATTTAGAGGAATACCCAGAGACCTCTCTTCCCAAACAGGAGGTCTATGATGAATACAA GAGCTTCTGCGACAATCTTAACTACCATCCACTGAGTGCTGCAGACTTTgggaaaatgatgaaaaatgtattccCTAACATGAAGGCGCGCCGACTTGGCATGAGAGGAAAATCAAA ATATTGCTATAGTGGACTAAGGAAGAGACCTTTTGTTCACATGCCATCATTACCCACTCTGGATTTCCAAAAAACTGGGGATGGG CTGCAGTGTGATGTCCTAGAGTCTCAGGGCCAGCTAAGCAGCATAAAGGAGGAGGTGCGTTTTGCAGCCTGTGATTTGGTTTGTGAATGGGCCCAGAAGGTGCTGAAACGCCAGTTTGATTCTGTGGAAGATTTGGCCCGCTTCCTGATCGACAGCCATTACATCAGCAACAAGTCGTTGGCAGCTCTCACCATCATGAGCAGCACAGCAACAG AGGTGAAAACTCCCCAGATGGTGTCAGCGTTCGTCCCCACTGCTGAGGCTCACTCCTTCCAGCCACACTCCTTCCAGCCACACGTCTCGGCCATGTCCTCACCTTCTGTCGATGCAAAGCAGCAGCTTCAGAGGAAGATCCAGAGGAAGCAACAACAGCAAGAACAGAAGCTGCATTCTCCTCTACTAGGAGATGGACAAACCAAGAAGGCAGATGACAGTGTGCCTTGCGGTAGCCCCAGTTCTCCGTCTGCTCAGCCAGCAATAGGCATCGTGGTTGCTGCTGTCCCAAGCCCCATCACA GTACAGAGAAGCAGGCAGCTGATGTCCCCGAGCCCAGTGGGAGCAGCGGAGAGCAAAGTGCTGCCTATCAACTTCCAAATGGTGACCCAGCCCGTTCAACCCACGAAACAGAGCCCCAAAACCCTGCAGAATATCCTGACTGGTCCAGTGGGAGAACGCACTGCCCGACAGCGCTATGCTCAAATCCTGCCCAAACCTTCTGCCACGACTGCAATCACGTTGCGCTCGCCCTCCACCATGATCATTGCCAGCAGCCCTATTAAGACTGTGATGACCACATGTCATGTCAGCCCAGTCAGTTTAGTCAAGATGGCAGCCATATCGCTTACACCCAACAGCAGCAGTACCACCACGTCGCATACAAACACCACTCTGCGGCCAGCATCCACAGACATCAGCAGTTCTGCTTTTGCACCAGACGCTGGCTCCAATCAGAGCATGAGAGGTGCCTCTGCAGTCCCCATTCAAGCCCCGGTGGCCAGACCAGAGCAGGCCGCTGACACTCACAGCTTTGATGTTGAAATGGAAGTTGAAGCTATACATAAAAACAGCCAAATACAAAATCATAGTGGTGTCACTTTGACTCAAGGAGTAATGGAAAGTAGGCCTGGATGTGTTGTACAAAGAGCTGCAAGTGTGCCTATACCTCAAACTAAGGGCCTCCTTAGTCTAGAGGAAACATCCATTACTGAATGCATGGGTACATCTTCCACAAGCACCAACTCCGGGGCAGCAGTCGAAAGCAGCAACACTAGCACTAATGAAACAAACACTTTAGTCCTAACCCCCTTTACCCAGAGTACGGGAGTTGTTTCTTTACTGAACTCCAATAGAGCGACTGCATTTCGGGAAAGCAGCAGTGTAACATCACTAAAGGAAGGTTTATTGTCCACTAAGGGCCTCAGGAAACGCTCGGGCCTCAGCCCAGACTTTTCACCTGTGAAAAGAGTTTTTATGCCTCAGCAGCCAGTAGGGGGTGCTGCTAGTCTTGGATATGGCATTGCAAACCCAGTCAGTAACGTCCCTAGGCCGGGTGGTCCAACGAGGCCTGAAAGTGCACCAGCCTCCAGGGAGGTGGAgatgaaaattaatttttccACTCCAGTCCATACGCTCTGCTCTTCCTCCTTTAAATCCAGTGGTTTCTGCTCTGTGACCAAAACACAAAGCTCAATGCAGAGGAAGAGCACTTCCGCTTTTATAGATTCTAGCAACTCAGTTAGTCACGTGTTATTACAGGAGCAGCAAGGGTACACGGCGCCTAATGTGCATGTCATACCTAATATCACTGGGCCCCAGAAACATTCAGGTGTGAGTGATATTAATAGTTCAGTCTCAGCAGGGAACCTAGAAGGAGCTCAGCAACTAACATACTCTCAGTCCAATTCTGCCACCGAGCCCTTAGAGTTTTTTAATCAAGCCTCATTGTCCAGTCAGATCCCCATGCAAACAGATATGAGCTACTTTCCCTTTGATGACGACGTTACTCAAGACAGTATTGTGGAGGAGTTGGTGCAGATGGAGGAGCAGATGAAGCTTAACAACCTGCAGGAGTTTGGAGACTGTGTCACATTGCAAGGTCAACAGGCTGTGATGCCGGAAAACATTATGTCCCCCAATCAGGCCATGGCTGTTTTCTATCATGCAGCAAACAATAGCAGCAACACAATTCACACCCCTACCCcgacacccacacccacaccaaCTTCAGAAATGATGGGAGGAGTTCATGGCCTCACCGTGGAGAGCCCGTGCTCCCGCATTGCATCCACCACCCCAGTGGACAGTGCGCTGGGAAGCAGCCGTTATACTCCAGTTGGTACTCCACACTCCAACTGCAGCAGCACGGTGCCACCTAGTCCAGTGGAGTGCAGGAACCCATTTGCATTCACACCCATCAACTCTAACATAACTGGTTTCCATGATGGCAGCACGGTCTCCAGCAGCCCTGTGAAGCCCATGCAGAGGCCCATGGCCACCCACCCAGACAAGACCAGACTGGAGTGGATGAATAACAGttacaacagcagcagtgggaCTTTGTGCAAGTCAAACAGTGGAATGGGAATCCTTCCCAGCTATCAAGGCTTGATAGATGACCAGTTCCAAAAACCTCATGCGTTTGCTGTCCCTCATGCACGCTACCACGACAGCAAATTTGGCCGCCTGACTCCCATCTCGCCCGTTCAGCAGCAAGTAGCTAGCATGGCTACCATGACTAGACAGGAGGGCTTTGCAGTGCCTGCGCCTCTGGATAATAAAACCACCAACTCACCTGCTTCAAGTTTTCGATGTCGCAGTGTGAGCCCTGCTGTACATCAGAAGAATTTGAATGGCAGCACATCAAACACCGCAATTCCCAGTGTCCCTCGTTCAGTAGTGTCTCCCTTTAACTCCCCAGTGACACCTGAGGTGTTAAACATCTTTGCAAACAGCCAGACAAATCTTGGAGTGAGTAACATGGCTCAGAGGAGCCGCTCTGTGCCTCTTAATATCATGATGCAAACTGAGGCGCCGCCACCCCCAGGCCAGCCATGCAACAGCAAAAACATCACCAGCATCCTCCTGAGAAAGCTGGATGGGGACCGTGATGATGCTGTGCGGGGTCTGGGTGCCAATAATTTACCCTCCAGCTACACTGCAAGGATGAACCTCACACACATCCTTAAATCTGACCCCAACCTCTCCTGCACTGACAGCCATCTTAGCCTGATGACCTCTGACTCCACCAGCACGTGCAAGCTTCAGAGGCCAAATTACCTCATAGAAAATGccattaataaacaaatacttCTCTCAGCAGGTGACAGCCATATACAGCCAGCCTCTGCAGAGCATCCGCAGGCCCAGTTGTTAACTCTGAACCCACACCAGCAGCAAGAAGAAGTTCAGCAAAATCAGCAGTTGGATTTCAGCAACACTGTCAAAGACATCCTGACAGAAAACAGCCTGAGTGCTGGCAATCAGCTCATGGAACAGGTGTCGGAGCTGACCACAGGCGGGGCCGATTTCCCTTGTGAAATCAGAATGACATCGGAGCTTTCCAGTAGCATAAATGACCTTAACGCACTGGACACAAACCTTCTGTTTGACCCCAATCAGCAGCAAGAGCAATACCAAAATGCTTCTGCAGAGGAGCTGTTTCAGCAAATTACCAGTGAGGCAACACATTCAAGTGGACTTGACTGGTTAGAAAGCAAAGACCATCCGACTGTGGGGTTGATGGGTTAA